The DNA region AAGGATCCTCCAGAACATGAGTGAAGCAGAAGGGAAATTGATCAaagaaattaaatcaaaattaaagaaTGTACCCAGTTTGCCCCTTCAAGCTGACAGTAGAAAGAGGTAGCAGTATATCCAGCAATTCCGGAGGTGAGGGCATATATGACTACCAGAGCAGTGAACAAAGAACCACGACTGTAAGGATAGAAAACCCCGACTAGTGCAAGAACAAAAATCAACACGGTGCTGCAGTAAATatcaagaaaggaaaagaaaattgattcaaGTAAACATCATCAGATACAAAGTGCCACAGAATATGGTATTTAAAACACAACAGCTGCTAAAATATCTCAATAGCCTTAACTCGATCTAACAAAATTGATCTGTATAGCTCATTTATAGTGGTGCCAAATAGCTTACTAGATGTACTTACAGAGTAAACAATTGAGTGCCAGAACCAAGACATGCAGCAAATAATGACTTGTTATTAGGGAACCTAAAGACATCACCATGGATACACTTCCACCCGGTCTCTTCTTGTTCCTCAGCAGACTCCTCATCATGAGCATATCCAGAGGCGGATTTACATAGTGACTTGGGGGGGCCATGGCCCCCCCACCCCAGTCCATGTGTAAATCCTGGATCAGTCCTGCTTTTAGCTCTCTTCTCATGAGCAAAATTTGAAGACACTCAAGCAGAGATCTCTTTTCAAAATTGTCGTCCGGAGAAACCAAAAGTTGGTGGATCATGGTGAAGGTTTATCCCAACACTGAAGCATATTGCGTAGCCAGTGGCGTTGAGGTCGCTAACAACGAGAAAGATAAAAGTAGGGTGCTGTCAGTGTGGAGGAGGTCTCTACTCTTCAGTTGCAGACTTGACAGACTCCATATCTACTAGACTGGAGTGTTCCAAAGAATAAGATACAATGAACATTCAACAAAGGATAAACTAAGCCAAAGAAAAACATTGACAAACTCCAGATCTGCTATTACAAAATTCAGGGAATGGAAATAGTGTATATATTGATAATAGGATGCCAAATAGAGGCATTTTGCGATCAACAAATAGACCCCCTGAAAAACATCGAGTTATGTTGGTCAACAGTGAAGAATTTACTGGGCTCTATAGGTGAAGTTGAGCAGGTGAAagctatatatatttttgtttgatGGCAAATAGAGTTGTAGATAAGGAGTACCTGCATGTGAAGAATGTCACGAATGTGAGAGGAAAGCAATTCGAATACTCAGACGCTTCAGCTTGATGTAGTAATTAGAGTACCTAACCAATTAATAAACCCATATTATGAATAGCAATAATGAAATGCAAAGTAATAGATGCTGAATAGATGTGAATGATCAAAAGGATGGCAAATTGAATTCTACCCTAACGTTATCATATAACTGGTCTTTAGACCATACAAGTTCGCATGTAGCTCCGATGTGAAACAAGGGCCGACAGCTTATTTCAATGTCACAATATTACTTCGAGATATtgatatcaaactaccaatagaaaaCTTAGGTCACGagtttttctaaatatataatgaATTCTAAATTCTCCCGCACCATCGACAATGAATGTAGCGGCACAAGTTTTGGCCCCCCCAATGTTCAAATCCTGGATCCGCCCCTGAGCATATCTAAGAAATATAACGACGATGTACAGAATTAGATTTGCACATATATAATTCAGCATGCATGAGATGAGAAAACAGAAGAGCAGACAAAGTCAACTGTCCCATGTATTCCTAGATAGACATTAGCAATCAAATTGTCAGATATAATAAGGTTATCACAAATAAAATTCAAGGGCACAAGGGTTAATTCCATCATTCATCTCCAACAAGTATGGTGCTTTTCCAAGCATATATCTTAAACATGTCCCCGCTTTGTCCTTGAGTCACCATTGATGAAACTTAGAGAAGAAAAACCTTGATAATTAGGAGTCAGAACTTGATACTCACATCACAAAATCATTCTTCAGAACACGCATGAGAATTGTTGCAAGGAACCCAGTCAATAGAAGAACAGTAACACATGAGTTTAAGATGGAGAACCAATGAATCTCCAACTGTGATGAGGTTTGTGAGTACTTCTCCATCCTCTTCTCAAATGTTGTTGTTGTCTCCTTCCACTTAGCAGAGTAGGTAAAATCCACCTCAATTTCTCTGTCCTCAGTAAGATCCACCAGTGCAGTGGGACAAGACCAAACAAGAATCTCAATCACACGATCCTCATTGTACAGGATTTCAAATTCAATATGTCGGTAAAGGTAGTATTTGTAGTCACCCAGATCTTTTCCTTCCTTGTCGACCTTCCCAACGAACCCCCAGATGGGGAGGTCATCATAGTACATTTGGAAATAGTAATCCTTGGTGACAGCATCCCGAAACCTAGCAACATCTTCTGGTTTGAGCTGCTTCTTGCAAAGCAGCTTCGAATTAAATTCTTCTTGGAAACTAACCTTGTAGGGGGCATCAACAAGGCGATCCCCATTCAAAACTTCACCGAGtgctttccttttctcttttaaatgctCTGTTGTCATTGTCAATCCATAAAAATAATGAATATCTCAAGAATACTATTACATatctatccaaaaaaaaaaaaagaaaagaaaagaaaacgatCAAGAACCGACCTGGTCTGCAAAAGGGTAGATCAAAGTAGCGATACGTTTCACTGAAAAGAAAGAAACATATAGGCATGAAAAACATTATCTTCTAAGATTAACAGTTAGCTATAAGTACAGAAGATGGCGGCATCAGAAAAGTAGTGATTGAACTTCTTAACAATTTGAGAAATTCATCTTCAACGAAAGTGTCATCAAGTGGAATAAACCAAAAGTACCGCAATTTATAAGCATCATAAAGGTATGCACGACTTCAAGTAACACACAGAAAACTCTAAAGAAAAAACATTTGTTAACAATAGATCGGAATCACATCTCTCACTCTACAAGTTTACATATTTTTTGGGCCAAAGGACAAATCAGCAAAGGTCGTTCTAGGGCGACTTCGATCTTCCGGAAGCAgatggaagaaagcagcagcgtcAAAAacggaagaaaaaaaattatagatctaCCAGAGCAGAGTTTACTCCACCGAAGCTTGAGAGGATGGAAGTGGATCTCACCTAGGGTTATGGAAAGGGCCGACCTTGCTGGCGTAGAGCGGGACGGGGTCCCCCTTCTTGTAGCGGTGATCGGAAGCCTCCGACGCGATTCCGGCAATCCCGAAGCACAAAATCAGCAACGCCGCTGCTGCCGTCGCCGCTAGGTCCATCGACTCCCTCCTTTTGATACTCGTTTGATACTCCCTCCCTAATTGCTTGATTTTACAATTATTTGCTGTGGCATTGACTTCCACATCTGCAATTAAGAACAAACCATAGGTCAGAAACTCTAAGAATATGAAAGAAATTAATTATAGCTTAAACTCAGGTTGAGTATTTCATGTTAGAAAATGCGTGACCTGTTGAAAGGTGCTAAGTGATGCCAAAAGGGAGCCTCCAATCCAAACACTATACTTTCTTTCAGGAGGAGCCACCGCCTTTATCTTCATGCTGCTTATGGCCAAGGCAATGATCTCCTTGCTCATCCGGTCAGCAATGCCATGAAACTTCATGATATCCACATCACACTTCATGATCGAGTTGTAGGTGGTCTCGTGAATGCCGACCGCTTCCATCCCAATTCCCAATCAAGGATGGCTAGAAAAGGACCTCCGGGCATCGGAACCTCTCAGCACCAATGGTGATCACCTGCCCATCTGGGAGTTCATACGTCTTCTCCACTGATGAGCCATTCTTAGCTGTCTCAAGCTCTTGCTCATAGTCAGGAGTGATGTATAGTATGACAATTTTTCCTTCATGTCTCTAACAATCTCACGCTCAACAGTGGTAGTGAAAGAGTAGCCACGCTCGGTTAAAATATTCATCGTATAGTCGGTAAGATCACGTCCTGCCAAATCCAAACGCAGTATAGCATGTGGGAGAGCATAATCTTCATAGATTGAGACAGTGTGACTAACACCATCACTAGAATCCAACACAATCCTTGAAAATAACATTTAAAATGACCAACATATATATGTAGCGGGAGCATTGAAGGTCTCGAACATGATTTGGGTCATCTTCTCGCGATTAGCCTTGGGGTTAAGTGGAGCCTCATGTCATCCCAATTGTTAACTACCGTGGTCAATGGGATACTTCAATGTTAAAATGCCACGCTTGGATTGAGCCTCATCACCAACATTTGCATCTTTCTGGCCCATGCCAACCATCACTCCTGTGTGGCGGGGACGACCGACGATCGATACTAGGGAAAACAGCCCTCGGAGCATGCATCATCCCAGCAAATCCAGCCTAAGACAAAACAATGATTAATACAACATTTCTTTTGTAACCCAAGCAATATACAAAATGAGACGAAACTACTAACTAATAAGCAACAAATACTTGTTAATTATACCTTAACCATCCCAGTGCCATTGTCATAGACAAGAGGTTGAATATCCTCGCCTCTGCCATCGTCTATATCAGTGCAATGAAAAGTTCCTGCATATGACCGGTGGTTATGTATTAGTAAAAGAATTCCAGAATTAGTGTGGTTTTTTGTTTTAAACTCGTTTAGTATTTCTTTGGTTCAATTTGTTATGAAACTATGCCATAAGATGGATGTTTCTTCTGGGTGACCAACCCCCTATTTATATCAATAATCCATATATTAAAGCCTTCTGACCACCAAGACTGTATACAATAAAACACATTTAATGCATCTGGGGCTATAGTGCAGTGGAAGAGTATCAAGTTATCATTCGGACTTTCGTTGTTCGATCCCTAGCTACGACGTGTTAGActtttaaatcatgcttaatTCTAAAGAAACATGATAACTGAATGCGAAAACATAAATCCATTGTTACCTCTAGCCATTAATATTTGAAGAACGCTTGAACACCACTTTTGTTGCTTAATGCTTTAGAGTTTTCTAAACACTCTAAACCTCTTCTATAGATAACATTATTATTCTTAAAAATATGTGTATGTTTAGAGACCCTAAAAATCTCTATTTATAGAGACTCATTATAATCATTGAGTCAATCCTTAATATTGTGGTAAATCATGacgaaatcatcatatcatattaaaagatatgatatgcatattaagataatatttcaattaattatgcacatttaAATCTTACAATATATGACCTCTTAAGACAAAAGATTGAGTGTACACGATACATAAATCATTGTGATAAGTACTCTAAATGCGAGTATTATCTTCCATGTTTTATATTGTATTATGCTTCTCAACCAATATATCTTAATGAATAAACTTTATGTTTATTGAAGGTCTAACTTTAGTGATATTTCTCAAATTAATTAATGTGTACATAAATATGAGAAAATATCATAATTAAGTTTCATTGATAACCAAATTGTTCTAACAACAAAAATTATATAAGGGAACCAAGTCTCATCCTCTCTACTTGATCCCTAAATTTCAACGGTAGCATGTCATTAATCAAAAGATCAGCAATCATCAATTCAGTGTTAATGTGTTCAATAACAACTGTTTTATCTCTAACATGTTCTTTTATGGCAAGATACTTAATGTCGATATGCTTAGTTCGGCTCTCACTTTTATTGTTCTTAGCCATAAAGACAACAGCTGAATTATCATAATATATCCTCAATGACTTAGAAATAGAATTCACAATTCTAATCCTCGAAATGAAATTCCTTATTCAAACACCATGTGAGGTCACCTCAAAAAAAGATATGAACTTAGCCTTCATAGTGGAAGTGATAGTCAACGTCTGCTTTGCACTTCTTCAAGATACAACTCTACCGGCTAGCATAAAAATATATCTAGAAATTGATTTTTGTGAATCAATGCAGTTGACGTAGTCTGAATTAGAGTAGTCAATCACTTCAAAATTCTCAACTCATCTAAATACAAACGTATAGTTTTTAGTCCCTTGAAAGTATCTCATCACCTTCTTTGCAGCTTTCCAATGATCTATActcggattactttgatatcttcccAACATACCAACAACAAATGCAATGTCAGGTTTAGTGCAGACTTAAGCATACATCAAGCTTCCGACAACACAAGCATAAGGAATGTTTTTCATTTGTGCTCTTTCAAAGTCATTTTTTAGACATTGATCCATATTGAATTGGTCACCTTTCACAATAAGAGCTATATTTGGTGAACAATTTTTCATCCAAAATATCTTTAAAACTTTGTTGATATAGGTTTCTTGAGACATGCCTAAGATTCCTTGAAATATGTCTCTGTGTATTTTAATGCCAAAGACATAAGATGTATCACTCATGTCTTTTATATCAAAGTTCTTAGAGAGAACTAGTTTTACCTTGTATAGTAAACCTTTTTAATCATTGgttaaaagtaaaatatcatcCCAGTAGAGAATAAAGAAATAAATCTTGCTCTCACTGACCTTCTGGTATATACATTGATCCATGACATTCTCCAATAAATCAAATGAAGAGATgacattataaaattttaaataccatTGATGAGAAGCTTGTTTCAATATTCCATATATGGATTTCATAAGCTTACATACCAAGTGCTCATCATTACTAGAGAAAAAACCTTCTAGTTATTTTATATAAACTGTTGGTGCGGAAaacatccaacgatcgaacctaagttttgataatggcaaagggttaaaagtgaaggttatttgtgatctaatgtgtttgaatgagcttgcaggaaagtcctaagtgtacttaggcaaaagtcctagctacggttaggtaggtggaaaaccctagggggtggtaaccctaggtcctagggggtggtaaccctaggcggaaagactTGAAgggtcgaaggcttcaggcaaaagtcctagggggtggtaaccctaggtggaaagtcctggtgtcgcgaaccaggtgaaagactggacgggtcatggagtggACGTCCAACGGAAAGTCTTGGAGcttcgggtgctgagcaaaagtccattcAGTTTGGAGGACTGGTCTGACAACATGTATATTTtcatgagtggagtaggtgaggacgcgttccccggtgagagaatagtaggcgtcgattcgacctagggtttccggttgaaaattcgaagtcagaatcgggcagtccgatgactgtcaaattcttTATCTTTTATATCTATATtatcctaactttgttttgcagtgtatgttggactaacgtattttgtAGGAAGTGAATTGGACGTGTTTGCCTCGGGTATCCTGGAGAagcaactgttggttgctactcggaaaacctaatggttccactatataaaaattttgtacaaatgtctgaaccttttcctagctaccatgtgttcttttaaatttaatgggggccgaccacctaagcttgggttcaagctagggtcggccacccatgaaccaaggcttggccggccctagcttgaaccacaagctagcttggccggcccccttatcatgggtatgaaggtgggtataggtgggtatagtactctataaataagaggctacgatagggaccgaaaggaggaattggttttggtctcccgataaaattaagcatcccgtgttcgccccgaacacacaacttaattttatcaataataattcattccactagagaactattattgaactaccgcaccaatcccaaattatatttttgggctccttcttattatgagtgtgttagtctccctgtgtttaagatgtcgaatgtccactaattaagtgagttactgacaactcatttaattaatatcttaatccaagaatagtaccactcaaccttatcgtcatgtcggactaagtccacctgcagggtttaacatgacaatctttatgagctcatcttagggacattatcaacctagattactaagacacaatttccttctataatcaacaacacacactataagtaatatcatttcccaacttatcgagcttattgatttatcgaactaaatctcacccattgataaattaaagaaataaatatcaaatatatgtgcttgttattatattaggattaagagtacacacttccataataactgaggtctttgtt from Zingiber officinale cultivar Zhangliang chromosome 4B, Zo_v1.1, whole genome shotgun sequence includes:
- the LOC121976035 gene encoding transmembrane 9 superfamily member 3-like isoform X1, with translation MDLAATAAAALLILCFGIAGIASEASDHRYKKGDPVPLYASKVGPFHNPSETYRYFDLPFCRPEHLKEKRKALGEVLNGDRLVDAPYKVSFQEEFNSKLLCKKQLKPEDVARFRDAVTKDYYFQMYYDDLPIWGFVGKVDKEGKDLGDYKYYLYRHIEFEILYNEDRVIEILVWSCPTALVDLTEDREIEVDFTYSAKWKETTTTFEKRMEKYSQTSSQLEIHWFSILNSCVTVLLLTGFLATILMRVLKNDFVIYAHDEESAEEQEETGWKCIHGDVFRFPNNKSLFAACLGSGTQLFTLTVLIFVLALVGVFYPYSRGSLFTALVVIYALTSGIAGYTATSFYCQLEGANWVRNLLLTGCLFCGPLFLTFCFLHSVAISYSTTAALPLGAIGVIVLIWALASVPLLVLGGIAGKNSKTEFQASCGTTKYPREIPPLPWYRGTIPQMAMAGFLPFSAIYIELYYIFASVWGHRIYTIYSILFIVFILLLIVTALITITLTYFQLAAEDHEWWWRSFLCGGSTGLFVYAYCLFYYYARSDMSGFMQTSFFFGYMACICYGFFLMLGMVGFRVALLFVRHIYRSIKFK
- the LOC121976035 gene encoding transmembrane 9 superfamily member 3-like isoform X2; its protein translation is MGIALLMPPTRFRDAVTKDYYFQMYYDDLPIWGFVGKVDKEGKDLGDYKYYLYRHIEFEILYNEDRVIEILVWSCPTALVDLTEDREIEVDFTYSAKWKETTTTFEKRMEKYSQTSSQLEIHWFSILNSCVTVLLLTGFLATILMRVLKNDFVIYAHDEESAEEQEETGWKCIHGDVFRFPNNKSLFAACLGSGTQLFTLTVLIFVLALVGVFYPYSRGSLFTALVVIYALTSGIAGYTATSFYCQLEGANWVRNLLLTGCLFCGPLFLTFCFLHSVAISYSTTAALPLGAIGVIVLIWALASVPLLVLGGIAGKNSKTEFQASCGTTKYPREIPPLPWYRGTIPQMAMAGFLPFSAIYIELYYIFASVWGHRIYTIYSILFIVFILLLIVTALITITLTYFQLAAEDHEWWWRSFLCGGSTGLFVYAYCLFYYYARSDMSGFMQTSFFFGYMACICYGFFLMLGMVGFRVALLFVRHIYRSIKFK